The proteins below are encoded in one region of Limnochorda pilosa:
- the spoIVA gene encoding stage IV sporulation protein A — MERFDIFQDISRRTHGSVYLGVVGPVRTGKSTFIKRFMDLLVMPGIHDPHDRNRTLDALPQSGSGRAIMTTQPQFVPERPVEVELEEGLRFRIRLVDCVGYTVEGAQGYLTEQGPRMVRTPWFDREITFEEAAELGTRKVIQDHSTIGLVVTTDGSITDLPRAAYVPAEERVVRELQELGKPFVVLLNSAQPEASASRELAQELAERYGVPVVPTDCLHLTEAEILDLMRAILYEFPVREVAVQLPGWVEELDAGHWLAEQFREAVWAAVEPVEKVRDVDAASRRLAEAEPVAEARVRDVDLGEGRALIRVAASEALFYQVVKEITGLEIEDDRALVRNLRELSHAKRAYDKVAEALDQVRRTGYGVVAPLLEEIRFEEPEIIRHGGRFGVKLTASAPSIHMVQANILTEVTPFVGTEQQGEELARYFTEEFEKEPARLWNSEFLGRSLQDLIRDGIESKIHRIPEHAQHKLQETLTRIVNEGSGGLICIIL; from the coding sequence ATGGAGCGCTTCGACATCTTTCAGGACATCTCCCGGCGGACCCATGGGAGTGTCTACCTGGGCGTGGTGGGGCCCGTGCGGACAGGCAAGTCCACCTTCATCAAGCGGTTCATGGATCTGCTGGTGATGCCGGGCATCCACGACCCGCACGACCGCAACCGGACCCTGGACGCCCTCCCGCAGAGTGGCTCGGGCCGGGCCATCATGACCACGCAGCCCCAGTTCGTTCCCGAGCGCCCGGTGGAGGTGGAGCTCGAGGAGGGGCTGCGCTTCCGCATCCGGCTGGTGGACTGCGTGGGGTACACGGTGGAGGGGGCCCAGGGCTACCTCACCGAGCAGGGGCCGCGGATGGTGCGGACCCCATGGTTCGACCGGGAGATCACCTTCGAAGAGGCCGCGGAGCTGGGCACCCGCAAGGTGATCCAGGATCACTCGACCATCGGCCTGGTGGTGACCACCGACGGCTCCATCACCGACCTGCCGCGTGCGGCCTACGTACCCGCCGAGGAGAGGGTCGTACGGGAGCTCCAGGAGTTGGGCAAGCCCTTCGTGGTCCTCCTCAACTCGGCCCAGCCCGAGGCGTCGGCCAGCCGGGAGCTGGCCCAGGAGCTGGCGGAGCGGTACGGGGTGCCCGTGGTTCCCACCGACTGCCTCCACCTCACCGAGGCCGAGATCCTGGACCTGATGCGGGCCATCCTGTACGAGTTTCCCGTCCGGGAAGTCGCCGTTCAGCTCCCTGGCTGGGTGGAGGAGCTCGACGCAGGCCACTGGCTGGCCGAACAGTTCCGCGAGGCCGTCTGGGCGGCCGTGGAGCCTGTCGAGAAGGTGCGCGACGTGGACGCGGCCTCTCGGAGGCTGGCCGAGGCGGAGCCCGTGGCCGAGGCCAGGGTGCGCGACGTGGACCTGGGTGAAGGCCGGGCGCTCATCCGGGTCGCGGCGTCCGAGGCGCTCTTCTACCAGGTGGTGAAGGAGATCACCGGCCTGGAGATCGAGGACGACCGGGCGTTGGTGCGGAACCTGCGCGAGCTCTCCCACGCCAAGCGGGCCTACGACAAGGTGGCCGAAGCGCTGGATCAGGTGCGGCGCACCGGGTACGGCGTGGTGGCGCCGCTCCTGGAGGAGATCCGCTTCGAAGAGCCCGAGATCATCCGCCACGGCGGCCGCTTCGGCGTGAAGCTCACCGCCTCCGCTCCCTCCATTCACATGGTGCAGGCCAACATCCTCACGGAGGTCACGCCCTTCGTGGGCACCGAGCAGCAGGGGGAGGAGCTCGCCCGGTACTTCACCGAGGAGTTCGAAAAGGAGCCCGCCCGCCTGTGGAACTCCGAGTTCCTGGGGCGCTCCCTGCAGGACCTGATCCGGGATGGCATCGAGAGCAAGATCCACCGCATCCCCGAGCACGCCCAGCACAAGCTCCAGGAGACGCTGACGCGGATCGTCAACGAAGGGTCCGGGGGGCTGATCTGCATCATCCTGTGA
- the der gene encoding ribosome biogenesis GTPase Der, with product MKGLPRVAIVGRPNVGKSTLFNRMARRRAALVHDEPGVTRDPLEAEVEWAGRRFVVVDTGGYDPRGEAPVAVQVVGKVHEAIARADVLVLVVDAQQGLTGLDAEAAEQARRAGRRVLVAANKVDDPARSDLAAEFYRLGLGDPVALSAEHGRGVGDLLDAIVARLPEGVEPPPDQGLEPVRVAVIGRPNVGKSSLINRLLGYERLITSPEAGTTRDVVDSRCRHEGRDFVLLDTAGIRRRSRVLAGTGGDLERVSVSKALASLKRAHVALLLIDAMEGFTDQDRRLVRQVEQVGCGLVLVVNKWDLVEKQTGTLERYEKGVRSAYPLLEWVPMVFASAATGQRVRQALTAAGYVYEQAGMRVPTATLNASLQAAAALRQPPSHKGRRLKILYGTQVAIRPPQIVLFVNDPDLVHFSYQRFLERHLRAQFGFAGSPMRLIVRAREGWDRRGAPAGPAAPPRPTRPQGGITMAESPGRSRWTVAVIGAGSWGTALAMHLADRGTAPLLWARRPERAGEIARLRENTPYLPGITLSPLIHVTSDLEEALEPPILLLALPAQTVRAWAERARGWIRPEHVVVHGSKGLEVGTLLRVSQVLRQVLPDHPEGRILTLSGPNHAEEVVRGVPSTSVLAGGDPDVQARVQQLLMDRRLRVYTSDDLVGVELGGALKNVIALGCGISDGLGYGDNTRAALITRGLAEIRRLGAQMGAHPFTFSGLSGLGDLVATATSLHSRNLRAGRAIGAGRRPSEVLREGPMVVEGAPTAHAAVRLGEQRGVELPIATAVHRVLSEEITPREAVDSLMGRDPRGELEALDLAGPKDDL from the coding sequence GTGAAGGGTCTGCCCCGCGTGGCGATCGTCGGGCGCCCGAACGTGGGCAAGTCCACGCTGTTCAACCGGATGGCCCGGCGTAGGGCCGCCCTGGTCCACGACGAGCCAGGGGTCACCCGCGATCCCCTGGAGGCAGAAGTGGAGTGGGCCGGCCGCCGTTTCGTGGTTGTGGACACCGGCGGGTACGACCCCCGGGGGGAGGCGCCCGTGGCCGTCCAGGTGGTAGGCAAGGTCCACGAGGCCATCGCTCGGGCGGACGTACTGGTGCTGGTGGTGGATGCCCAGCAGGGCCTCACGGGCCTGGACGCGGAGGCGGCCGAGCAGGCTCGCCGGGCGGGCCGGCGGGTACTGGTCGCGGCCAACAAGGTGGACGACCCGGCCCGGTCGGACCTGGCGGCGGAGTTCTACCGGCTGGGGCTGGGCGATCCGGTCGCCCTCTCGGCCGAGCACGGGCGCGGCGTGGGGGATCTCCTGGACGCCATCGTCGCCCGACTGCCCGAAGGCGTCGAACCGCCCCCCGACCAGGGGCTGGAGCCCGTTCGGGTGGCGGTGATCGGCCGGCCCAACGTGGGCAAGTCGTCGCTCATCAACCGGCTCCTGGGGTACGAACGGCTCATCACCAGCCCCGAGGCGGGGACCACCCGAGACGTGGTCGACAGCCGCTGCCGCCACGAGGGAAGGGACTTCGTGCTGCTGGACACCGCCGGCATCCGGCGGAGGAGCCGCGTCCTTGCGGGGACGGGCGGGGACCTGGAGCGGGTGAGCGTCTCCAAGGCGCTGGCCTCCCTGAAGCGGGCGCACGTGGCGCTGCTGCTCATCGACGCGATGGAGGGGTTCACCGACCAGGACCGCCGCCTGGTCCGCCAGGTGGAGCAGGTGGGCTGCGGGCTGGTCCTGGTGGTGAACAAGTGGGACCTGGTCGAGAAACAGACGGGTACCCTGGAGCGGTACGAGAAGGGGGTCCGCTCCGCCTACCCGCTCCTGGAGTGGGTGCCCATGGTCTTCGCCTCGGCCGCGACGGGCCAGAGGGTCCGCCAGGCGCTCACCGCCGCCGGGTACGTCTACGAGCAGGCGGGGATGCGGGTCCCCACCGCCACGCTGAACGCCAGTCTCCAGGCGGCGGCCGCCCTCCGCCAGCCCCCTTCCCACAAGGGGCGGCGCCTGAAGATCCTCTACGGGACCCAGGTGGCCATCCGGCCGCCCCAGATCGTCCTCTTCGTGAACGATCCGGATCTGGTCCACTTCTCGTACCAGCGGTTCCTGGAGCGCCACCTCCGGGCCCAGTTCGGCTTCGCGGGCAGCCCCATGCGGCTGATCGTCCGGGCCCGAGAGGGATGGGATCGGAGGGGGGCCCCCGCCGGGCCCGCAGCGCCTCCAAGGCCCACTAGACCACAGGGGGGGATCACAATGGCCGAGAGCCCGGGGCGTTCTCGCTGGACCGTGGCCGTCATCGGCGCCGGCAGCTGGGGGACGGCGCTGGCCATGCACCTGGCCGACCGGGGTACCGCACCGCTCCTCTGGGCGCGCCGGCCCGAGCGCGCCGGGGAGATCGCCCGCCTGCGGGAGAACACGCCCTACCTGCCCGGCATCACCCTGTCGCCCCTGATCCACGTCACCTCCGACCTGGAGGAAGCCCTGGAGCCTCCCATACTGCTTCTGGCCCTCCCCGCGCAGACGGTGCGCGCCTGGGCCGAGCGGGCGCGGGGCTGGATCCGCCCCGAGCACGTGGTGGTCCACGGAAGCAAGGGGCTGGAGGTGGGAACGCTCCTCCGGGTGAGCCAGGTCCTGCGTCAGGTGCTTCCCGATCACCCTGAAGGCAGGATTCTGACCCTTTCGGGCCCCAACCACGCCGAGGAGGTGGTGCGGGGGGTGCCCTCCACCTCGGTGCTGGCCGGGGGCGATCCGGACGTCCAGGCTCGGGTGCAGCAGCTCTTGATGGACCGGCGGCTCCGCGTCTACACCAGCGACGACCTGGTGGGGGTGGAGCTGGGCGGCGCGCTGAAGAACGTGATCGCCCTGGGCTGCGGCATCAGCGACGGTCTGGGATACGGTGACAACACCCGGGCCGCGCTCATCACCCGGGGACTCGCGGAGATCCGCCGCCTGGGCGCTCAGATGGGCGCCCACCCCTTCACCTTCAGCGGGCTTTCGGGGCTCGGGGACCTGGTGGCCACCGCCACCAGCCTCCACTCCCGCAACCTGCGGGCGGGAAGGGCCATCGGGGCGGGGCGCCGCCCCTCCGAGGTGCTCCGCGAGGGGCCGATGGTGGTGGAAGGGGCACCTACCGCCCATGCGGCCGTGCGGTTGGGCGAGCAACGGGGCGTGGAGCTCCCCATCGCCACGGCGGTTCACCGGGTGCTCTCGGAGGAGATCACCCCCCGTGAAGCGGTCGACTCCCTCATGGGCCGCGATCCCCGGGGCGAGTTGGAGGCCCTGGACCTGGCGGGCCCGAAGGACGACCTCTAG
- a CDS encoding HU family DNA-binding protein — MTKSDLADRVAELARITKSEAHTAVDALLESIQEALAQGDRVQLVGFGSFEVRSRSARTGRNPQTGEPISIGPSHLPVFRPGRALKDAVQAR; from the coding sequence ATGACCAAGTCCGACCTGGCCGACCGGGTGGCCGAGCTGGCCCGCATCACCAAGTCCGAGGCCCATACGGCGGTGGACGCCCTCCTGGAGTCGATCCAGGAGGCGCTGGCCCAGGGCGATCGTGTCCAGCTGGTGGGCTTCGGGAGCTTCGAAGTGCGCAGCCGTTCGGCCCGAACGGGACGCAACCCCCAGACGGGCGAGCCCATCTCCATCGGGCCCTCGCACCTGCCCGTCTTCCGGCCGGGGCGCGCGCTCAAGGACGCGGTCCAGGCCCGCTGA
- a CDS encoding aspartate kinase produces the protein MNGIVVQKYGGSSVSDPERIRNVAARIVDAHRSGRPVVAVVSAMGDTTDHLIELAHQISPRPPRREMDMLLATGEQVSIALLAMAIQELGEEAISLTGAQVGILTDGIHMKARIQEVRTDRILRELEQGRIVIVAGFQGITPGDDITTLGRGGSDTTAVALAAAVQADRCEIYTDVDGVYTADPRLVPDASRLEWISYGEMLEMASLGAVVLQPRAVEYAAQYGVVLRVRSSFGDGPGTEVRGVSTMENARVVVGVTHDRNVAKLVVVDVPDRPGVAHRLFAALAAEEINVDMIVQTTKARQVTDLLFTVTRDDLARSREIVDQVARELGATTVQDDASVAKVSIVGAGMMSHPGVAARMFGALAEAGINIQVISTSEIKVSCLIDATQAEEAVRRVHKAFHLEELAPEGARDPLLP, from the coding sequence GTGAACGGCATCGTGGTGCAGAAGTACGGCGGCAGCTCCGTATCCGACCCGGAGCGGATCCGGAACGTGGCGGCAAGGATCGTGGACGCGCACCGGTCAGGGCGCCCGGTGGTGGCCGTGGTCTCGGCCATGGGCGACACCACGGACCACCTGATCGAGCTGGCGCACCAGATCAGCCCCCGCCCGCCCCGGCGGGAGATGGACATGCTCCTGGCCACGGGCGAGCAGGTCTCCATCGCCCTCCTGGCCATGGCCATCCAGGAGCTGGGCGAGGAGGCCATCAGCCTCACCGGCGCCCAGGTCGGGATCCTCACCGACGGCATCCACATGAAAGCCCGCATCCAGGAGGTCCGGACCGACCGGATCCTGCGGGAGCTGGAGCAGGGCCGGATTGTCATCGTCGCCGGCTTCCAGGGGATCACGCCCGGAGACGACATCACCACCCTGGGGCGGGGCGGGTCCGACACCACGGCCGTGGCACTCGCGGCGGCGGTGCAGGCGGACCGGTGCGAGATCTACACCGACGTGGACGGGGTCTACACCGCGGATCCTCGACTGGTTCCCGACGCCTCCCGCCTCGAGTGGATCTCGTACGGCGAGATGCTGGAGATGGCCAGCCTGGGGGCGGTGGTGCTGCAGCCGCGGGCGGTGGAGTACGCCGCGCAGTACGGGGTGGTCCTGCGGGTGCGGTCCAGCTTCGGGGATGGCCCGGGTACCGAGGTGAGGGGGGTTTCGACCATGGAGAACGCGCGCGTGGTGGTAGGCGTCACCCACGACCGGAACGTGGCCAAGCTGGTGGTGGTGGACGTGCCCGACCGGCCGGGGGTGGCCCACCGGCTCTTCGCCGCGCTGGCGGCCGAGGAGATCAACGTGGACATGATCGTTCAGACCACCAAGGCACGGCAGGTGACCGACCTGCTCTTCACCGTGACCCGCGACGATTTGGCCCGCAGCCGGGAGATCGTGGACCAGGTGGCGCGTGAGCTGGGCGCCACCACCGTTCAGGACGATGCCTCGGTGGCCAAGGTCTCCATCGTGGGCGCGGGGATGATGAGCCACCCGGGGGTAGCGGCCCGCATGTTCGGGGCGCTGGCTGAGGCGGGCATCAACATCCAGGTGATCAGCACCTCGGAGATCAAGGTGAGCTGCCTCATCGACGCAACCCAGGCGGAGGAGGCCGTGCGCCGGGTCCACAAGGCCTTCCACCTGGAGGAGCTGGCGCCCGAGGGCGCCCGCGACCCCCTGCTTCCCTGA
- a CDS encoding capping complex subunit for YIEGIA encodes MSEVSPTNQVLAVVTTDASRAAGGGAPVFVARSREEMVHMANTLAKVTVGMVHELAEDLLIVVRH; translated from the coding sequence GTGAGCGAGGTGAGCCCCACCAACCAGGTCCTCGCCGTGGTGACCACGGACGCCTCCCGTGCCGCCGGGGGCGGCGCGCCGGTCTTCGTGGCCCGCAGCCGGGAGGAGATGGTGCACATGGCCAACACCCTGGCCAAGGTCACCGTCGGCATGGTGCACGAGCTGGCCGAGGACCTGCTCATCGTTGTGCGCCACTGA
- the thrC gene encoding threonine synthase — MHEPNPGVIERYRAYLPVTDRTPVVTLAEGWTPLMPAPRLARALEAPVDLYLKVEGANPTGSFKDRGMTVAVSLALESGARIVACASTGNTSASAAAYAARAGMRAVVLVPKGAVARGKLAQAVHLGARVLEVEGNFDAALRLVRELTAALPIRLVNSVNPHRLEGQKTAAFEVCDQLGCVPEFVALPVGNAGNITAYWMGFREYQARGQIDRLPRMLGFQAEGAAPIVRGAPVPDPETVATAIRIGNPASWQRAVEARDASGGRIEAVSDGEILSAYHRVAALEGVFCEPASAASVAGVARLAREGFFRGGERVVCVLTGHGLKDPDRAVGEAPPPQVVPDELGAVTGALEDLLA, encoded by the coding sequence ATGCATGAGCCCAACCCCGGCGTGATCGAGCGCTACCGGGCCTACCTGCCGGTCACCGACCGGACGCCGGTGGTCACCCTGGCCGAGGGCTGGACGCCCCTGATGCCGGCCCCGCGCCTGGCCCGGGCCCTGGAGGCGCCGGTGGACCTCTACCTGAAGGTGGAGGGTGCGAACCCCACGGGCTCCTTCAAGGACCGGGGGATGACGGTCGCGGTCAGCCTGGCCCTGGAGTCGGGGGCGAGGATCGTGGCCTGCGCCTCCACGGGGAACACTTCGGCCTCGGCCGCAGCCTACGCCGCACGGGCCGGCATGCGGGCCGTGGTCCTGGTGCCCAAGGGCGCCGTGGCCCGGGGGAAGCTCGCCCAGGCGGTCCACCTGGGCGCCCGGGTGCTGGAGGTGGAGGGAAACTTCGACGCCGCGCTCCGCCTGGTGCGCGAGCTCACGGCGGCCCTTCCCATCCGGCTGGTCAACTCGGTCAACCCGCACCGGCTCGAGGGCCAGAAGACCGCGGCCTTCGAGGTCTGCGACCAGCTGGGCTGCGTGCCCGAGTTCGTTGCCTTGCCCGTAGGCAACGCGGGCAACATCACCGCGTACTGGATGGGCTTCCGCGAGTACCAGGCCCGAGGCCAGATCGACCGCCTGCCCCGCATGCTGGGCTTCCAGGCCGAGGGGGCGGCACCGATCGTGCGGGGAGCCCCCGTCCCCGACCCCGAGACGGTGGCCACCGCCATCCGCATCGGGAACCCCGCCTCGTGGCAGCGGGCGGTGGAGGCCCGCGACGCCTCGGGCGGACGGATCGAGGCCGTGAGCGACGGGGAGATCCTATCCGCCTACCACCGGGTTGCGGCCCTGGAAGGGGTCTTCTGCGAGCCCGCGTCGGCCGCCTCGGTGGCGGGGGTGGCTCGGCTGGCCCGGGAGGGGTTCTTCCGGGGCGGCGAGCGGGTGGTCTGCGTGCTCACAGGCCACGGCCTGAAGGACCCGGACCGGGCCGTGGGCGAAGCCCCGCCGCCCCAGGTGGTGCCCGACGAGCTGGGCGCTGTGACGGGTGCGCTGGAGGACCTCCTGGCATGA
- the thrB gene encoding homoserine kinase, whose protein sequence is MTAAGPVHVRVPATVANLGPGFDALGLALDLVNEVEMEVLGEEEDPASATAEVEVQGEGEQELPGDASNRVAQAACLLWRQVRGRAPRLRLRCTNHIPLRSGLGSSAAAAVGGLVAAQRLLGGPLPPDELLALAWELEGHGDNAAPALAGGLTVLLPGARRFLRLDPPPLDVALALPDRRWSTEASRGVLPDQVPRQDAVFNLTASAALVASLALGRHDLLAIAMQDRLHQPHRLPHVPGAPEALEAAMGAGALGAALAGAGPAVVALAPPGLGEAVAGAMAAAFEAAGEPARPLACRPAGEGALGQA, encoded by the coding sequence ATGACGGCCGCCGGACCCGTTCACGTGCGCGTGCCGGCTACGGTGGCCAACCTGGGGCCCGGCTTCGACGCGCTGGGCTTGGCCCTGGACCTGGTCAACGAGGTGGAGATGGAGGTCCTGGGCGAAGAGGAGGACCCCGCCAGCGCCACGGCGGAGGTGGAGGTCCAAGGGGAAGGCGAGCAGGAGTTGCCCGGGGACGCATCGAACCGGGTGGCTCAAGCCGCTTGCCTGCTCTGGCGGCAGGTGCGGGGCCGGGCGCCCCGCCTGCGGCTGAGGTGCACGAACCACATCCCCCTGCGGAGCGGCTTGGGAAGCAGTGCGGCCGCGGCGGTGGGCGGCCTGGTGGCGGCGCAGCGGCTCCTGGGCGGGCCCCTGCCGCCGGACGAGCTCCTGGCCCTGGCGTGGGAACTGGAGGGCCACGGGGATAATGCGGCGCCTGCCCTCGCGGGCGGACTCACCGTCCTCTTGCCCGGGGCGCGCCGGTTCCTCCGCCTGGACCCACCGCCCCTGGACGTGGCCTTGGCCCTACCGGATCGGCGGTGGAGCACCGAAGCCTCCCGGGGCGTACTGCCCGACCAGGTCCCGCGGCAGGATGCCGTCTTCAACCTGACGGCCTCGGCGGCGCTGGTGGCCAGCCTGGCCCTGGGTCGTCACGACCTGCTGGCCATCGCCATGCAGGACCGGTTGCACCAGCCCCACCGCCTGCCCCACGTCCCAGGCGCGCCCGAGGCCCTGGAGGCGGCCATGGGAGCCGGCGCCCTGGGCGCAGCCCTCGCCGGAGCGGGGCCCGCCGTGGTGGCCCTGGCGCCGCCGGGCCTGGGGGAGGCCGTGGCCGGTGCGATGGCGGCCGCCTTCGAGGCTGCTGGCGAGCCGGCCCGGCCCCTGGCATGCCGTCCGGCGGGCGAGGGCGCGCTGGGCCAAGCGTAG
- a CDS encoding transcriptional regulator, giving the protein MDLVRVGEKVIDRTRLHRLVDQALEMRAGGASQQEVADRLGTDRTFVSRLEAMGELRRGRRIALVGFPVANKADLERVAAEEGLDLVLLMTDAERWSFVRDRSGLDLVNEIMALISQARELDAVVFLGSDMRVKLMEAVLGRKVVGVVIGTSPIQGDRLVDPEEVRRLIRALKADQAARGEER; this is encoded by the coding sequence GTGGATCTGGTCCGGGTGGGGGAGAAGGTGATCGACCGGACGCGCCTCCACCGCCTGGTGGATCAGGCCCTGGAGATGCGGGCCGGCGGCGCTTCCCAGCAGGAGGTGGCCGACCGGCTCGGCACGGATCGCACCTTCGTCTCGCGGCTGGAGGCCATGGGGGAGCTCCGGCGGGGCAGGAGGATCGCCTTGGTGGGCTTCCCCGTCGCGAACAAGGCCGACCTGGAGCGGGTCGCGGCCGAAGAAGGGCTGGACCTGGTCTTGCTCATGACCGACGCGGAGCGCTGGTCCTTCGTGCGCGATCGCTCGGGGCTCGACCTGGTGAACGAGATCATGGCCCTCATCTCCCAGGCCCGGGAGCTGGACGCAGTGGTCTTCCTCGGATCGGACATGCGGGTGAAGCTGATGGAGGCGGTCCTGGGCCGGAAGGTGGTGGGGGTCGTGATCGGGACCTCGCCCATCCAGGGCGACCGGCTCGTGGACCCCGAGGAAGTACGGCGGCTGATCCGCGCCCTGAAGGCGGACCAGGCCGCGAGGGGGGAGGAACGGTGA
- a CDS encoding DUF3189 family protein has protein sequence MCATDGWVIYSCFGGTHTSPMAAGIHLGLLPRGRPPTLEELDALPPFDRLSLQDLGRLHLWGHDRHGNRVATVGHGGRLEPIRTAVVSALSTGGGTPPERIRWVDTHDLLTPALRAGGFLSRRLGLAGPGRLLVLRGLTQIHAALEQRVQQVLDDLAAGRCG, from the coding sequence TTGTGCGCCACTGACGGATGGGTGATCTACAGCTGCTTTGGGGGCACCCATACCTCCCCCATGGCCGCCGGGATCCACCTGGGGTTGCTCCCTCGCGGGCGCCCTCCGACCCTCGAAGAGCTGGACGCGCTTCCGCCCTTCGACCGGCTCAGCCTGCAGGATCTCGGACGTCTCCACCTGTGGGGGCACGATCGCCACGGCAACCGGGTGGCCACCGTCGGACACGGGGGGCGGCTGGAGCCCATTCGCACCGCGGTCGTCTCCGCCCTGAGCACCGGGGGCGGCACACCACCCGAGCGGATCCGCTGGGTGGACACCCACGACCTGCTGACGCCCGCCCTGCGCGCGGGCGGCTTCCTCTCCCGCCGGCTGGGCCTGGCCGGCCCCGGAAGGCTGCTGGTCCTCCGGGGCCTGACCCAGATCCACGCGGCCCTCGAGCAGCGGGTCCAGCAGGTGCTAGACGACCTGGCCGCCGGGAGGTGTGGCTGA
- a CDS encoding homoserine dehydrogenase: protein MTRPVGVALLGAGTVGTGVLRILERHRERIAARAGGPLEVRRILVRSLDRHRPEVPASARLTTDSQAALDDPGVDLVVEVMGGEEPAQSLIRAALERGKHVVTANKSVLARAGGELLERYPQRLYFEASVAGGIPIIKPLQECLIANRLERVLGIVNGTTNYVLTRMDRAGLTFEQALAEAQAAGYAEADPTYDVDGLDAAHKLVILAMLAFEAPFGLDDVHVEGIGRVHPTDLAYAREFGYTVKLLAVARRHDAVELRVHPALVPRDHPLASVEGVTNAVFVEGDAVGPLMFYGAGAGSLPTASSVVADMVEAARRIRATGQEPNGRIFRDDRPPIRPPSEMVSRFYLRFRVVDRPGVLAEIAGAFGRHRVSIESMIQKGRGSEPVDLVFVTHPAREADLRLALDQIRGLDSVHDLASCMRVERGQEDA, encoded by the coding sequence ATGACCCGACCCGTAGGCGTCGCCCTCCTGGGCGCCGGCACCGTGGGCACCGGAGTGCTCCGCATCCTGGAGCGCCACCGCGAGCGCATCGCCGCCCGCGCCGGGGGCCCGCTGGAAGTGCGACGCATCCTGGTGCGCTCGCTGGACCGGCACCGGCCCGAGGTGCCGGCGTCGGCGCGGCTCACCACCGACTCGCAGGCGGCCCTGGACGACCCCGGCGTCGACCTGGTGGTGGAGGTGATGGGGGGCGAAGAGCCGGCCCAGAGCCTGATCCGCGCTGCCCTGGAGCGGGGCAAGCACGTGGTGACCGCCAACAAGTCCGTGCTCGCCCGCGCCGGCGGCGAGCTCCTGGAGCGGTACCCTCAGCGCCTCTACTTCGAGGCGAGCGTGGCCGGCGGCATCCCCATCATCAAACCCCTGCAGGAGTGCCTCATCGCCAACCGCCTGGAACGGGTGCTCGGCATCGTCAACGGCACCACCAACTACGTCCTCACCCGCATGGACCGGGCGGGCCTCACCTTCGAGCAGGCCCTGGCCGAGGCCCAGGCGGCCGGCTACGCCGAAGCCGACCCCACGTACGACGTGGACGGGCTCGACGCCGCGCACAAGCTGGTGATCCTGGCCATGCTCGCGTTCGAGGCGCCCTTCGGCCTGGACGACGTCCACGTGGAAGGCATCGGAAGGGTCCACCCCACCGACCTGGCGTACGCCCGGGAGTTTGGCTACACGGTGAAGCTCCTGGCGGTCGCCCGGCGTCACGACGCGGTGGAGCTCAGGGTCCACCCGGCCCTGGTGCCCCGCGACCACCCCCTGGCCTCGGTGGAGGGCGTGACCAACGCCGTCTTCGTGGAGGGGGACGCGGTGGGCCCGCTCATGTTCTACGGTGCCGGCGCCGGAAGCCTTCCCACGGCCTCCTCGGTGGTGGCCGACATGGTGGAGGCCGCGCGGCGCATCCGGGCCACGGGGCAGGAGCCCAACGGCCGGATCTTCCGCGACGACCGCCCGCCCATCCGGCCCCCGTCGGAGATGGTGAGCCGCTTCTACCTACGTTTTCGCGTGGTGGACAGGCCCGGCGTGCTGGCCGAGATCGCCGGCGCCTTCGGGCGGCACCGGGTGAGCATCGAGTCCATGATCCAGAAGGGGCGGGGGAGCGAGCCGGTGGACCTGGTCTTCGTGACCCACCCGGCCCGGGAGGCCGACCTGCGCCTGGCCCTGGACCAGATCCGGGGGCTCGACTCGGTGCACGACCTGGCCAGCTGCATGCGGGTGGAGAGGGGACAGGAGGATGCATGA